The following coding sequences are from one Arthrobacter sp. 24S4-2 window:
- a CDS encoding acyltransferase — MGLNTAEMWAVFSPLHVLWNGTPAVHVFFMLSGFVLVLPFTRPGAVTSWAPYYAKRLLRLYPPAWASLAVAVALITIVPRSASPEQSPWADMYVVQPSMGQVLKDALLLLNASTINTPLWSLKWEVAFSLLLPAYVFIALRWRNFWHVKIGIALLLAVVGAVQDLEWMSYLPIFAIGAILGAERERISELTHSWPRSAWFFVAAAGLFLANAEWISPDQPIVGVRGVVTVGAALIVLLFVQCKSAKWLGDTAFAQWLGRVSFSLYLVHLPIILAGVTLLRSVSLPLALAVSVAVSFVVAELFQRYVERPAHRLSIAAGRAVGRWISRDACTDSPDGPPVRPLAEATSGHRR; from the coding sequence GTGGGACTCAACACTGCGGAGATGTGGGCGGTTTTCTCGCCGCTGCACGTCCTCTGGAATGGCACTCCGGCTGTCCACGTCTTTTTTATGCTCTCCGGCTTCGTCCTGGTCCTGCCATTCACCAGACCAGGGGCGGTCACCAGTTGGGCCCCTTACTACGCCAAGCGTTTGCTCCGCCTTTACCCGCCGGCTTGGGCATCCTTAGCGGTGGCCGTCGCGTTGATTACGATTGTTCCCCGGTCGGCGTCGCCGGAGCAGAGCCCCTGGGCGGACATGTACGTGGTCCAACCAAGCATGGGTCAGGTCTTGAAGGATGCCCTGCTCCTGCTGAACGCGAGCACCATCAACACTCCGCTTTGGTCCCTCAAATGGGAAGTCGCGTTCTCCCTCCTGCTCCCGGCCTACGTCTTCATCGCCCTCCGCTGGAGGAATTTCTGGCACGTGAAAATCGGCATCGCACTTCTGCTGGCCGTCGTTGGAGCTGTGCAGGACCTGGAGTGGATGTCTTATCTCCCGATCTTCGCCATAGGGGCCATCCTCGGCGCTGAACGTGAGCGAATAAGTGAGTTGACCCATTCCTGGCCCCGCTCCGCCTGGTTCTTCGTGGCCGCCGCTGGCCTATTCCTGGCCAACGCGGAATGGATCAGCCCCGATCAGCCGATTGTCGGTGTCCGGGGCGTTGTCACAGTGGGTGCGGCACTGATTGTCTTACTCTTCGTGCAGTGCAAGTCGGCCAAGTGGCTCGGAGATACGGCCTTCGCGCAATGGCTCGGGCGCGTTTCCTTCAGCCTCTACCTAGTGCACCTTCCAATCATTCTTGCCGGCGTCACGCTGCTGAGGTCAGTCTCACTTCCTCTGGCGCTGGCCGTATCCGTGGCCGTCTCGTTTGTGGTCGCCGAGCTCTTCCAGCGCTACGTGGAACGACCAGCCCACCGGCTCTCCATAGCCGCAGGGCGTGCTGTGGGGCGCTGGATCAGCCGGGACGCCTGCACGGACAGCCCGGATGGCCCACCCGTCCGGCCCCTGGCAGAGGCGACTTCGGGGCATCGCCGGTAA
- a CDS encoding DeoR/GlpR family DNA-binding transcription regulator, with protein sequence MLNANARREEIYHLAVTTGLASVEELSARFEVTASTIRRDLALLNGQGRLARTYGGAMALGAHPEASLRQRTGEAFEQKHAIARWAASAIRPGENILLDAGSTVGALAHELRGFDRLSVTTPGINTMQELADSEGIEVDCLGGRLRSLSQSFVGPLAEAALERMSFDRVFLGADAVTAEDGICEADHSQTRLKELMARRGNNVYVLADSSKLGLRPFHAWARLALPWTLVTDDGADPAEVDKFREAGVQVEVAAVSGGPAVEPGETPGG encoded by the coding sequence ATGCTGAACGCAAATGCCAGGCGCGAGGAGATCTACCACCTCGCCGTCACCACCGGCCTGGCCTCCGTGGAGGAACTATCCGCCCGGTTCGAGGTCACGGCCTCCACCATCCGCCGCGACCTGGCGCTGCTGAACGGGCAGGGCCGGCTGGCCCGCACCTATGGCGGGGCCATGGCCCTGGGCGCGCATCCGGAGGCATCGCTGCGGCAGCGCACCGGCGAGGCTTTCGAGCAGAAGCACGCCATTGCCCGCTGGGCGGCTTCCGCGATCCGGCCCGGCGAGAACATCCTGCTCGACGCCGGATCGACCGTGGGTGCCCTGGCCCACGAGCTGCGGGGATTTGACCGGTTGTCCGTGACCACGCCGGGCATCAACACCATGCAGGAGCTGGCCGATTCGGAGGGCATCGAGGTGGACTGCCTGGGCGGCCGGCTGCGGAGCCTGAGCCAAAGCTTCGTGGGCCCGCTGGCCGAAGCAGCCCTGGAACGGATGAGCTTTGACCGCGTGTTCCTGGGCGCCGACGCCGTGACGGCCGAGGACGGCATCTGCGAGGCCGACCACTCCCAGACCAGGCTCAAGGAGCTCATGGCCCGCCGCGGCAACAACGTCTATGTGCTGGCGGATTCGTCCAAGCTCGGCCTGCGGCCGTTCCACGCCTGGGCAAGGCTCGCGCTGCCCTGGACCCTGGTAACGGACGACGGCGCCGATCCGGCTGAGGTGGACAAGTTCCGGGAGGCGGGGGTTCAGGTGGAGGTAGCGGCGGTTTCGGGCGGACCGGCGGTTGAGCCTGGAGAAACCCCTGGTGGTTGA
- the pdxA gene encoding 4-hydroxythreonine-4-phosphate dehydrogenase PdxA: MASVYVQADDFSGAAEVGYCFVQHGLSAQILLGTGNSATDDDGASPAGHVTDVVVTDAHSRGLPAAAAEALVAEAFSSPEAAAAQVAFKKIDSLWRGNIRAELTALTRLGYHAVIAGALPQLQRSVLDGKPFITGTPLAETELWQAELSAPPADIPSLLRPEDPASVQTLDLAEVRSGSLPAKLAGLLESGQPALVVADGETVQDLENVVDALLELGFSAGGRRVVLVGTGGTADVLARRFTAQRLAAQLARNAQAGAQAESATAEPQRPTKPVLAVVGSASGTAQAQLAQLEARGFTVVRLHPLYAGATGAYQPQLAEVRQALAAGSNVAVTLAADKVNPARAARIVQALSTFAAEAAKGANADLILTGGETAREVLDAVGLLRLLPLAAVQHGAVLSRAEDGTLVGTKPGSFGDDLALLQLYEEIRERRGPSAQAPANTLPSKTSERSGAEMTTAATSKTEQNALPIVAVTMGDGAGVGPEVVVAAVLDPQSNKECRPVVIGDALRLRQAADILGLEADIRTIENVEDAVFTPGRVNVIDLALLPEDLPWGQLSPVAGHAAYEYIRVASELAMAGTVQAICTAPLNKEALHAAGHIFPGHTELLAQLTGTEEVSMMLSTPKIRVIHVTTHIGLMDAIRKINPDLVERTIRRGHEALVRAGIPNPKIGVCAINPHAGENGLFGQGEEAEKIEPGVKAAQAAGIDVTGPLPADTLFFLAGRGDYDLVVAMYHDQGHGPVKVLGIEAGVNITVGLPVIRTSVDHGTAFDIAGKAIADPRSMVEALHHAAEMATRPSTAV; encoded by the coding sequence GTGGCTTCCGTATATGTGCAGGCCGACGATTTCTCCGGCGCCGCCGAGGTTGGCTACTGCTTTGTGCAGCATGGGCTGTCCGCGCAGATTCTGCTCGGAACGGGCAATAGTGCAACGGACGACGACGGCGCCTCCCCCGCGGGGCACGTCACCGACGTAGTGGTCACCGATGCGCATTCGCGCGGACTTCCTGCCGCCGCCGCCGAGGCGCTGGTGGCTGAGGCTTTCTCCAGTCCCGAAGCTGCGGCTGCGCAGGTGGCCTTCAAGAAGATCGACTCGCTGTGGCGTGGGAATATTCGCGCCGAACTTACCGCGCTGACCCGGCTGGGCTACCACGCCGTTATTGCCGGGGCACTCCCCCAGCTGCAGCGCTCGGTCCTTGACGGCAAGCCGTTTATAACCGGGACTCCCCTGGCGGAGACGGAGCTGTGGCAGGCAGAACTGTCCGCGCCTCCTGCCGATATTCCCTCCCTCCTCCGCCCGGAGGATCCGGCCTCGGTGCAGACCCTGGACCTGGCCGAGGTGCGGTCCGGCTCGCTTCCCGCGAAGCTCGCCGGGCTGCTGGAATCCGGGCAGCCGGCCCTCGTGGTGGCTGACGGTGAAACCGTTCAGGATCTGGAAAACGTGGTGGACGCCCTGCTGGAACTGGGCTTCAGCGCGGGTGGCCGCCGCGTAGTTCTGGTGGGTACCGGCGGTACCGCGGATGTCCTTGCACGACGATTCACAGCGCAGCGGCTCGCTGCCCAACTTGCGCGAAATGCGCAAGCCGGGGCACAGGCGGAATCAGCCACCGCAGAACCGCAGCGGCCCACCAAACCCGTGCTCGCCGTCGTCGGCTCCGCTTCCGGAACGGCGCAGGCGCAACTGGCTCAGCTGGAAGCGCGCGGCTTTACCGTGGTCCGGCTCCACCCGCTGTACGCGGGCGCAACCGGCGCGTACCAACCGCAGCTGGCCGAAGTCCGGCAGGCGCTGGCAGCAGGGAGCAATGTAGCCGTCACCCTGGCCGCAGACAAAGTAAACCCGGCGCGCGCCGCCCGCATCGTCCAGGCGCTGTCCACCTTCGCAGCCGAGGCAGCCAAGGGAGCGAACGCGGACCTGATCCTCACCGGCGGCGAGACGGCCCGGGAAGTCCTGGACGCCGTCGGCCTCCTACGGCTGCTGCCGCTCGCGGCCGTGCAACACGGGGCGGTGCTCAGCCGCGCCGAGGACGGAACGCTGGTGGGCACCAAGCCCGGCAGCTTCGGCGATGACCTGGCCCTCCTACAGCTTTACGAGGAAATCCGGGAGCGTCGCGGCCCGTCCGCGCAGGCTCCCGCCAACACCCTTCCCAGCAAGACTTCCGAAAGATCTGGAGCAGAAATGACAACCGCCGCAACGAGCAAGACCGAGCAGAACGCCCTTCCCATCGTGGCCGTCACCATGGGCGACGGCGCCGGGGTGGGGCCGGAGGTGGTGGTGGCCGCCGTGCTGGATCCGCAGAGCAACAAAGAGTGCCGGCCCGTGGTGATCGGCGACGCGCTGCGCCTCCGTCAGGCCGCAGACATCTTAGGTCTAGAGGCGGACATCCGGACGATCGAAAACGTGGAGGACGCGGTGTTCACGCCCGGCCGGGTGAACGTGATCGACCTGGCGCTGCTGCCGGAGGACCTGCCGTGGGGGCAGCTCTCCCCCGTGGCCGGCCATGCTGCGTACGAGTACATCCGGGTGGCCAGCGAGCTGGCCATGGCCGGGACGGTGCAGGCCATCTGCACCGCGCCGCTGAACAAGGAGGCGCTGCACGCCGCGGGCCACATCTTCCCCGGGCACACCGAACTCCTGGCGCAGCTGACGGGCACGGAGGAAGTGTCCATGATGCTCTCCACCCCCAAGATCCGGGTGATCCACGTGACCACGCACATCGGGCTGATGGACGCGATCCGCAAGATCAACCCGGACCTGGTGGAGCGCACCATCCGCCGCGGCCACGAGGCCCTGGTCCGCGCGGGCATCCCGAACCCGAAGATCGGCGTCTGCGCCATCAACCCGCACGCCGGCGAGAACGGGCTGTTCGGCCAGGGCGAGGAAGCGGAGAAGATCGAACCCGGCGTGAAGGCCGCGCAGGCTGCCGGGATCGACGTCACGGGCCCGCTGCCCGCGGACACGCTGTTCTTCCTGGCCGGCCGGGGCGATTACGACCTGGTAGTGGCCATGTACCACGACCAGGGGCACGGGCCGGTGAAGGTGCTGGGCATCGAGGCCGGCGTGAACATCACGGTGGGCCTGCCGGTGATCCGGACCTCCGTGGACCACGGCACCGCCTTTGACATTGCCGGCAAGGCGATCGCTGATCCGCGCAGCATGGTGGAGGCCCTGCACCATGCGGCGGAGATGGCCACCCGGCCCAGCACGGCCGTGTAG
- a CDS encoding ABC transporter substrate-binding protein, whose translation MTVLPQGSEISRRRLLQFGAAAGFLLGTGGLAGCAGPTGLPGPSTLTLALNRSLVSLDNKLNQFDAAVTVQRAVRQGLTAIGPETKPILVLADRFEMTGPTEWTVRLREGIRYSDNSPVKVEDVATALKMYQQVQGSFVAGFFPEFPAVVPVDDRTFKMVSKKPVPILDSLMSMILITPAAQNKPEELQEGVGTGPYMVTKFNRGAGTYSLERNPNYWGPAPQVDNVEVRFLPEESSRVIALRSGEVDVIDSITPDSREQLAGLPGVELKEASSLRLNQIFYNFRKPAGHPLADPRVREALSWAIDGGALVKDVLVDSVTQAEGVTPSSLTGYHKTGTYTYDPAKAKATLAELGVKDLTLKIIWETGEFPSDTSVMEALVEMFGAIGVKAELQQFEPGGNILAWRQGKQGDWDLLGNGYPSPTGLAITMLQGMYAGTPEKEKTRDTYQGYVIPEVQAKIQAASAEADPARRQKLLEDAQQAVWNTWPCAWAFVPKSVLAHRKRVSGINLAPTNSYPLVDVRLEA comes from the coding sequence ATGACCGTTCTTCCTCAAGGAAGTGAGATTTCCCGCCGCCGCCTGCTGCAGTTCGGCGCCGCGGCCGGGTTTCTGCTGGGCACAGGAGGCCTCGCCGGCTGCGCCGGCCCCACCGGCCTGCCGGGACCCAGCACCCTGACCCTGGCCCTCAACCGGTCACTGGTCAGCCTGGACAACAAGCTGAACCAGTTTGACGCCGCCGTCACCGTCCAGCGCGCCGTGCGCCAGGGCCTCACCGCCATCGGCCCCGAAACCAAGCCCATCCTGGTTCTCGCGGACCGCTTCGAGATGACCGGCCCCACCGAGTGGACCGTCCGGCTCCGCGAAGGAATCCGCTACTCGGACAACAGCCCGGTAAAGGTGGAGGACGTGGCAACCGCGCTGAAGATGTACCAGCAGGTGCAGGGCTCCTTCGTGGCCGGCTTCTTCCCCGAGTTCCCCGCCGTGGTGCCGGTGGATGACCGCACCTTCAAGATGGTGTCCAAGAAACCCGTTCCCATCCTGGATTCGCTCATGAGCATGATCCTGATTACGCCCGCCGCGCAGAACAAGCCGGAGGAGCTGCAGGAAGGCGTGGGCACCGGCCCGTACATGGTCACCAAGTTCAACCGCGGCGCCGGCACCTACAGCCTGGAACGCAACCCGAACTACTGGGGCCCGGCACCGCAGGTGGACAACGTGGAAGTCCGGTTCCTCCCCGAGGAATCCAGCCGCGTCATCGCTCTGCGCAGCGGCGAGGTGGATGTCATCGACTCCATCACGCCGGACTCGCGTGAGCAGCTGGCCGGACTTCCCGGCGTCGAACTTAAGGAGGCCTCAAGCCTCCGGCTGAACCAGATCTTCTACAACTTCCGCAAGCCCGCCGGCCACCCCCTGGCCGACCCCCGGGTCCGCGAGGCCCTCAGCTGGGCCATCGACGGCGGGGCACTGGTGAAGGACGTGCTGGTGGATTCCGTCACCCAGGCGGAGGGCGTCACGCCGTCCAGCCTCACCGGGTACCACAAGACCGGCACCTACACCTACGATCCGGCGAAGGCCAAGGCCACCCTTGCGGAGCTGGGGGTCAAAGACCTCACCCTGAAGATCATCTGGGAAACCGGCGAGTTCCCGTCGGATACCTCGGTGATGGAAGCCTTGGTGGAAATGTTCGGTGCCATCGGCGTGAAGGCGGAGCTGCAGCAGTTCGAACCCGGCGGCAATATCCTGGCCTGGCGCCAGGGCAAGCAGGGCGACTGGGATCTGCTGGGCAACGGCTACCCCAGCCCCACCGGCCTGGCCATCACCATGCTGCAGGGCATGTACGCCGGCACCCCGGAAAAGGAAAAGACCCGCGACACCTACCAGGGCTACGTGATCCCCGAGGTGCAGGCCAAGATCCAGGCCGCGTCCGCCGAAGCGGACCCGGCCCGCAGGCAGAAGCTGCTGGAAGATGCGCAGCAGGCCGTCTGGAACACCTGGCCCTGCGCCTGGGCGTTCGTGCCCAAATCCGTCCTCGCCCACCGGAAGCGGGTGTCCGGCATCAACCTGGCGCCCACCAATTCCTACCCCCTCGTTGATGTCCGACTGGAGGCCTGA
- a CDS encoding ABC transporter permease codes for MTNYILKRLGQGLLTVFLTVSTVFILIRLAPGDPAVSYAGPLATTEQLAKVREQFGLDKPLLEQYWIFLQQLLSGNLGTSYSFQAPAMQVVAERMPYTLTLATASILLTAVVAIPLGVWMSRRPDTGKELGVNVLTIAGQSMPDFWTGIMLLTGFAVLIPIFPASGFATWGGLVLPTITIAILQIALISRMVRREMTANFAAPYLTVARSRGVRNSVLTWRYAMANSAIPVFTALGTRFAAMLNGVVVVEVVFAWPGVGSLIVRALETRDYPLIQATVLLTALLAVGVQLVIDLAYPLLDPRVRLGKAASA; via the coding sequence ATGACGAACTACATCCTGAAGCGCCTGGGACAGGGCCTGCTGACCGTGTTCCTCACGGTATCCACCGTGTTCATCCTCATCCGGCTGGCCCCGGGGGACCCCGCCGTGTCCTACGCCGGCCCGCTGGCCACCACCGAACAGCTCGCCAAGGTGCGGGAACAGTTCGGCCTGGACAAGCCGTTGCTGGAGCAGTATTGGATCTTCCTGCAGCAGCTGCTCAGCGGCAACCTGGGAACGTCCTACTCGTTCCAGGCCCCCGCCATGCAGGTGGTGGCCGAGCGGATGCCCTACACGCTGACCCTCGCCACTGCCTCCATCCTGCTCACCGCCGTGGTGGCCATCCCGCTCGGAGTGTGGATGTCCCGCCGCCCGGACACCGGCAAGGAACTCGGCGTGAACGTGCTGACCATCGCCGGGCAGTCCATGCCCGACTTCTGGACCGGCATCATGCTCCTTACGGGTTTCGCTGTGTTGATACCGATCTTCCCTGCCTCCGGGTTCGCCACCTGGGGCGGGCTGGTGCTCCCCACCATCACCATCGCCATCCTGCAGATCGCCCTGATCTCGAGGATGGTCCGGCGGGAAATGACCGCCAACTTCGCCGCCCCATACCTCACGGTTGCCCGCTCCCGCGGCGTCCGGAACTCGGTGCTCACCTGGCGCTACGCCATGGCCAACTCCGCCATCCCGGTGTTCACGGCACTCGGCACCCGGTTCGCCGCCATGCTCAACGGTGTGGTGGTGGTGGAAGTGGTGTTCGCCTGGCCCGGCGTCGGCTCCCTGATTGTGCGGGCCCTCGAAACCCGCGACTACCCCCTCATCCAGGCCACGGTCCTCCTCACCGCGCTGCTGGCGGTGGGTGTCCAGCTGGTCATTGACCTCGCCTACCCGCTACTTGATCCCCGCGTTCGTCTTGGAAAGGCGGCATCAGCATGA
- a CDS encoding ABC transporter permease has product MSLSDTATPTAGSSGTAARQPTPSAVTKADIAKAGTTRRRNASKWKMWIGAVCTLLVIIPIILAQVLPLPDANFQDLAARRLPPFTDGHVFGTDQLGRDLLSRVLHGGQVSLTIGVLAVLVSGAIGIILGSAAGYFGGWVDNIVSRVLEAQMSLPLLMMLLLVVALFGPSIPVITFVIAIAQWPEVARLTRSMVLVEREKPYVSAARILGLHRIQILIQHIIPNVIKQATLVVLLLLAQAVLLESALSFLGAGPQRPFATWGRIISDGQAYITTSWWMVTLPGLVIVLMVVGVNLLGDGLRDRPRRKKKGA; this is encoded by the coding sequence ATGAGCCTCAGCGACACCGCAACGCCTACCGCCGGTTCTTCCGGAACCGCCGCCCGGCAGCCGACCCCCAGCGCCGTCACCAAGGCGGACATCGCCAAGGCTGGCACCACCCGCCGTCGGAATGCCTCCAAGTGGAAGATGTGGATCGGTGCCGTCTGCACGCTGCTGGTGATCATCCCGATCATCCTGGCCCAGGTGCTGCCCCTGCCGGACGCCAACTTCCAGGACCTCGCCGCCCGGCGCCTGCCGCCGTTCACGGACGGGCACGTGTTCGGCACCGACCAGCTGGGGCGCGACCTGCTCTCCCGGGTGCTGCACGGCGGCCAGGTCTCGCTGACCATCGGCGTGCTGGCAGTGCTGGTCTCCGGCGCCATCGGCATCATCCTCGGCTCAGCCGCCGGCTACTTCGGCGGCTGGGTGGACAACATCGTCTCCCGCGTCCTTGAAGCCCAGATGTCCCTGCCGCTGCTCATGATGCTGCTGCTGGTGGTGGCCCTGTTCGGCCCCTCCATCCCGGTGATCACCTTCGTCATCGCCATCGCCCAATGGCCCGAAGTGGCCCGACTCACCCGTTCCATGGTGCTGGTGGAACGGGAAAAACCCTACGTCTCCGCCGCGAGAATCCTGGGCCTGCACCGGATCCAAATCCTGATCCAGCACATCATCCCCAACGTGATCAAGCAGGCCACCCTGGTGGTCCTGCTCCTGCTGGCCCAGGCCGTGCTGCTCGAAAGCGCGCTTAGCTTCCTGGGCGCCGGCCCGCAGCGCCCCTTCGCCACCTGGGGCCGCATCATCTCCGACGGCCAGGCCTACATCACCACCTCCTGGTGGATGGTCACCCTGCCCGGCCTGGTGATCGTGCTCATGGTGGTGGGCGTGAACCTGCTGGGCGACGGCCTCCGCGACCGTCCCCGCCGCAAGAAGAAGGGTGCCTGA
- a CDS encoding ABC transporter ATP-binding protein — protein sequence MTAQPQTTGHQEQPLLEVRDFQVELITDTGIVRAVDSVSFSIHRGETVTIIGESGSGKSTTAMGILGLLPEDLAVLSGTVLIDGVDVTADPKAIEKVRGKTLALIPQDPMTALSPVHSIGSQLFEAIRIAGAASAKDKGALQARAVRLLEQVHIPTPEKQLKKYPHQLSGGMLQRVLIAIALASEPQLLVADEPTSALDVTVQGGILDLLLELQEQRGIGILMITHDLGVARLISDRIHVMKDGRFVESGDVQQIVDHPATEYTRALLAAVPVLGPWDETPADSSGSRGAHASQPPADPATSSALTQTGASHD from the coding sequence ATGACTGCACAACCCCAGACCACCGGCCACCAGGAACAGCCGCTCCTCGAGGTCCGCGACTTCCAGGTGGAACTGATCACCGACACCGGCATCGTCCGGGCCGTGGATTCGGTCAGCTTCAGCATCCACCGGGGCGAGACGGTCACCATCATCGGTGAGTCCGGTTCCGGTAAATCCACGACGGCGATGGGCATCCTCGGCCTGCTGCCCGAGGACCTGGCGGTGCTTTCCGGCACCGTGCTGATCGACGGCGTCGACGTCACCGCCGACCCCAAGGCCATCGAGAAGGTGCGCGGCAAGACCCTGGCGCTGATCCCGCAGGACCCCATGACGGCGCTGAGCCCGGTCCATTCGATCGGCAGCCAGCTCTTCGAGGCCATCCGGATCGCCGGCGCCGCCTCGGCTAAGGACAAGGGTGCCCTGCAGGCCCGGGCCGTCCGGCTGCTGGAGCAGGTGCACATCCCCACCCCGGAGAAGCAGCTGAAGAAGTACCCGCACCAGCTCTCCGGCGGCATGCTGCAGCGTGTGCTGATCGCCATCGCCCTGGCCAGCGAGCCGCAGCTGCTCGTGGCGGACGAGCCGACGTCGGCCCTGGACGTCACGGTGCAGGGCGGCATCCTGGACCTGCTCCTGGAACTGCAGGAGCAGCGCGGCATCGGCATCCTCATGATCACCCACGACCTCGGAGTGGCCCGGCTCATCTCGGACCGCATCCACGTGATGAAGGACGGCCGGTTCGTGGAGTCCGGCGACGTCCAGCAGATCGTGGACCACCCCGCCACCGAATACACCCGGGCGCTACTGGCAGCCGTGCCCGTGCTGGGGCCGTGGGACGAAACACCCGCTGACTCCAGCGGTTCCCGGGGTGCGCACGCATCCCAGCCACCCGCTGACCCAGCCACCTCTTCCGCCCTGACCCAGACCGGAGCAAGCCATGACTAA
- a CDS encoding aldo/keto reductase has product MTFGDTVDEATAGRMVEEALDAGIATIDTANAYVGEPPRKCSPAS; this is encoded by the coding sequence ATGACGTTCGGCGACACGGTCGATGAGGCCACCGCGGGGCGGATGGTGGAGGAAGCGCTCGACGCCGGCATCGCCACCATCGACACCGCCAACGCCTACGTGGGGGAACCACCGAGGAAATGCTCTCCCGCCTCCTGA
- a CDS encoding aldo/keto reductase, translated as MLSRLLKGRRGDVILASKAGMPHPDHGQHSPLSPAGLRNSVEGSLRRLGVDSIDLFYLHQPDRATPLQDTLATVAELFAEGKIGALGVSNFAAWQIADVIHTAREVGAPRPVVAQQLYNLVARRVEEEYLEFAATHNVHTMVYNPLGGGLLTGKHSFDAKPTEGRYGDSKLAAMYTQRYWDRQLFDAIEELSRIADGAGITLAELSLRWLAYRDGVGSMLLGGSKVEQLRANIAAVANGPLPADVVEACDAVGAGLRGPMPAYNR; from the coding sequence ATGCTCTCCCGCCTCCTGAAGGGGCGGCGCGGCGACGTCATCCTCGCCTCCAAGGCTGGCATGCCGCACCCGGACCACGGCCAGCACTCGCCGTTGTCCCCGGCCGGGCTGCGCAACAGCGTGGAAGGCAGCCTCCGCCGGCTGGGTGTGGACAGCATCGACCTGTTCTACCTGCACCAGCCGGACCGCGCCACGCCCCTGCAGGACACGCTGGCCACCGTGGCCGAGCTGTTTGCCGAGGGCAAGATCGGTGCCTTGGGCGTGTCCAACTTTGCGGCCTGGCAGATTGCCGACGTCATCCACACGGCACGCGAAGTGGGGGCACCGCGGCCCGTCGTCGCGCAGCAGCTGTACAACCTGGTGGCACGCCGGGTGGAGGAGGAATACCTCGAATTCGCGGCCACCCACAACGTCCACACCATGGTCTACAACCCGCTGGGCGGCGGGCTGCTCACCGGCAAGCACAGCTTCGACGCCAAACCCACCGAGGGCCGCTACGGCGACTCCAAGCTGGCCGCCATGTACACCCAGCGCTACTGGGACCGGCAGCTGTTCGACGCCATCGAGGAACTCTCCCGCATTGCTGACGGTGCGGGGATCACGCTGGCCGAGCTTTCGCTGCGCTGGCTTGCGTACCGGGACGGCGTGGGCTCCATGCTGCTGGGCGGTTCCAAGGTGGAGCAGCTCCGCGCCAACATCGCCGCCGTCGCCAACGGGCCGCTGCCCGCCGACGTCGTGGAAGCCTGCGACGCCGTGGGCGCCGGACTCCGCGGCCCCATGCCCGCCTACAACCGCTGA
- a CDS encoding HpcH/HpaI aldolase/citrate lyase family protein, with product MTSELALEFARKIRAREQAVGYWAVLDAPVATERIGRLGYDYVALDAQHGLLGYSGVLNGLMAIDAGHTAVGMVRVEDNNLTAIGKALDAGAVGVIVPLVNTAADAAAAVAAAKYPPMGGRSYGPMRSALRIGPVPAEANATTLVFAMIETPDGLANVKEICATPGLDGIYVGPSDLAIAVGGAFPGDPAIETEFKAALETIAEAAASAGIAAGIHTPAGEVAALRLSQGYTFATIASDLTHLEQIAKSHLAAATSAVRSDAGTKES from the coding sequence ATGACATCCGAACTGGCCCTCGAATTCGCCCGCAAGATCCGCGCCCGGGAACAGGCGGTGGGCTACTGGGCCGTGCTGGACGCGCCCGTGGCCACCGAACGCATCGGCCGGCTGGGCTATGACTACGTAGCCCTGGACGCCCAGCACGGACTGCTCGGCTACTCGGGCGTGCTGAACGGGCTGATGGCCATCGACGCCGGGCACACCGCCGTCGGCATGGTCCGGGTGGAGGACAACAACCTGACGGCCATCGGCAAGGCGCTGGACGCCGGCGCCGTGGGCGTCATCGTTCCGCTGGTCAACACGGCGGCGGATGCTGCCGCCGCGGTTGCCGCCGCCAAGTACCCGCCCATGGGCGGCCGCTCGTACGGGCCCATGCGATCGGCCCTGCGGATCGGGCCGGTGCCCGCCGAAGCGAACGCCACCACGCTGGTGTTCGCCATGATCGAGACGCCGGACGGCCTGGCCAACGTGAAGGAAATCTGCGCCACCCCGGGCCTGGACGGCATCTACGTGGGCCCGTCGGACCTGGCCATCGCCGTGGGCGGGGCGTTCCCGGGGGATCCGGCCATCGAAACCGAATTCAAAGCCGCGCTGGAGACCATTGCCGAGGCAGCCGCATCTGCGGGGATCGCCGCAGGAATCCACACCCCGGCGGGGGAGGTGGCGGCGCTCCGGCTGAGCCAGGGCTACACGTTCGCCACCATCGCCTCGGACCTGACGCACCTGGAACAGATCGCCAAGTCCCACCTCGCCGCAGCCACCAGCGCCGTCCGCTCCGATGCCGGAACCAAGGAGAGCTGA